Within Vigna unguiculata cultivar IT97K-499-35 chromosome 2, ASM411807v1, whole genome shotgun sequence, the genomic segment GAGAGacataaaatttgtgaaacgaaATGTATTTGTACGAGATTTTGCCAAACTGTAGTATATATTATACAGGTTTGGTTGCGATACAAGCAAAAAACTTGACTGTTTAAATGCACAACTCAATCTATCCATGGGGTGCAATCTCAAAAGTAAAAGCTGTGTGTTGTTTCCCAGCCAAGTGACTGTTTCTGGGTCAGTCCATTTCACTGACAATGAGATTGGCAAAGTGGGTGTTTTGCCACCCATGTCACCATATGGCTTCAACTAGTTGTGGTCTATCTTGGAGCCATTCACTCTGTTGCACGCATTGCTCAAACAACAATGGCCAAGAACCAACAAGTCCATGATCTTCACGACATGTTGAGTCCAACTAGCTTCCCCAAGCAGCTATGCATGTGGTCAGGAATGAAAACCACCGGTCTTTGGCCATGTCAGCTACTCACCGAGTTTGAGGATGTTGTGTCGCCAATGCGAATCCTATTTGGCAATGGCCTTGCAATAAGCCCGTCTGTGACCCAACCTACCGATTCTCCATCATTTTTAACATGGTTGAATTCCCTTTCTACATAATCCAGAGATATATGCAACCTCCCACCAGGTTTGGAATCGTTCAGGGTTCCTCTTCCTCCAATTCCTGCGTTCTTTTCTAACCAATAAAGGTAATTGACCTGGAACAGTGCCTTCAGCATGTCCTGCTGTGAACAGTTTTCTTTGAGAACAACCTGTACCAGGAACACGCATTATTAGACCCATGATACACCAcagcaaaaaaaatataaaatagccTTTTAAATTGAGAAAAGAGTAAACTTGATGTACCAATTTGCTAATAATACCTGAAGGAGAAAACCATTTGACATATAAAGCACGACATTTTCAGGCAATAGCTTTAGATTTTTATAGACAGGAAAAGAACAGACCAGCtcagaaaggaaaagaaaagctataagataaaaaatgaattggTAGCCTTCTGTTGTTTCAGTGTGCATTACAGATATTTCGTTACATTTGGAGCTCCCCACTACATAagtttattgataaaaaaactcCAAAAAATAGATGGAACCAAAAACAAGGATGTTGTAAACATTTTGTAACAATGGTAACTGACAAGAAAAGTTAACGTGGCCTTTTAGTTCTAAAATCTTGGACtcatttgtttcttatttttcaaaaagtctTTAGGATGAGACAAAATCTCCGTCACACTCTTTAGGATGAGAAAAAACCCAATGACATTAAAAGTGAAGTTAGTTGCCAACTTACACAGAATTTTCCCATGTGCTCTGACAAGATGTATCCTTCATTTTTATAAAGCCCAAAGAGTGCAAGCACGTCTTCCTTGCCGTTGACAATTTCACTGAGCTTGGATCCAAGCTGCAGACGACGCTCAATTTCTGCAGCTGCATCTTTTGCTTCAGATGATAAAGTAATTGATTGTGCCTATTACAAAAAGTAAACaagacattattttaaaaagttaggTTATGCTAAAGATAATACCAATCATTTCTGATACTTGTGCATCTTTATAGGGCAGCCTAATCAAATTGAGGTTGGAAGAGTATATATGATGTAATGTTAATTGTAAATGCTTCTGCTTCATACTAATACTACGTATTAGTAGGTGTGAGAAGTGCAAATAACATTATCTTTTAGAAGTCAGTCTCACATGTTTTATGTTTACACTTCCTATACTCAACTGGcattgagaaaattaatgaaGAAAGTTAATGAAGGACTTACAGGTGGCATAAGAACAATGACCATattaaaactcaaataaaatgCAAAAAGTAAATTTTCCAACAAGTTATCATCATACAAGGGAATACGGACATATGACCTGATATTCCCCAGCCAGAACTGAGAAGTGATAAGGGCTATTAGAAGAAGACAGAAAGAACCTTAAAATTACACAAACCattaccaaaataaataaatcaatatagCAAGCAGAAACTTTTGAACCAGGAAAACATGACCTTTCATTTCAAAAAGGTATAAATTTCACAACTTTAACCCAAGCAATATTAACTCACCTTGTTTGCAAAAGTTGCATTTAATATGGGTACTGCTGGAAATAGTGGCTCCTCGTCATTTACATCTTTAACTGGAGGTGCCTGGCCACTCAGTAGATATTCACTGAAAACCAAACCTGCCAAAATAATCAACGAGACGTGTAAAGTTTTGACCTTTTGTCGGAAAAATAAACCCCTAGTAGCATTTCCAGATTTCCAAGCCCTCTCCAACAAATAATTGCAACCTAAGAAAACTTCCAAtgttataacaaaattaaatctaCACAGAGACCGCATTTCAGAATATTCCATATGAAATAGAATTTAGGCGGGAAAGATGAAAGAAACAGAATGACAGAGAAAGAAGTGGGGAAGAGAGAACAAAACATAATAGGGAGGTTTAAGGGAAAGAGGAGAGAACAGAGAAAGGTCAAAGAATATGTGCAGCCACTTCTGTCATTAACATTCAATctaacataatatatatgtcTAGAATTCAACAACCTTCCTTACTTATAGGAAGCTACCTGACAGCTATGAACTAACAATAGCTGACTAACATTCCTCTCTTATTGATATTTACATATCACCATATTTCATGGACTATAAAGTAAACTAATTATTTCTAAAAGAGAAACAGTAACACAACTCTCACATGATTGTGCTTATGCGGGGGTGTAAGCTAGGGAGCAGAAATTACTTGCACGATAAGGATTTAATGTCCGTAATTGAATGGATTGGTATGACTTCAGATTGCAGTACATGTGGATCCAAGTCAAGACACAAAATGAAGCAAGAACAAGGGGTGTGGAGGAGCCTATGCAGTTACCCAATCCTATACCAAGTCCAATACCAATAAATCTGCTTGCCATTCCTTGCACTTCGCCTTTAGCAATTACCTACAATTTTACAGTCATTTTCAGAGAAAACACTatataggtaaaaaaaaaaaaaacaaatgtgtCAAATGAATACTCATGAATCATTCCACTTATAGCATTAGATGGATACCAAActaagaaaatgaaatgagtGTTTTGTTGCATCAATAAATTAATACTCCTAGTCAATAAAGAATAAAGGATCAAGATTGCACCTCAGCAAAATTCCTTTGAGCAGCAAAACCAGCAAAGAAACAGCTCCTGGTAGAAGCCTGGGAAGAAAAAATCAGTTCAAACCTCCAATGATAGTTATCAATCTTCGATAGCAGCAAGAAATTACCAACTCAGTAAGTctagaacaaacaaattaatcactttatacatacatatatatatatatatatatatatatatatatatatatatatatatatatatatatcattgctATACTTAAACACTTAGTTTGAACATGCATTGTATTCATTTAAACTTTTTACTGATACACCAGGATGATTGAAATTGAATCATCGTGTTAGGTACAGATTATATTATACACAACACACAACTAGCTTGACCAACACTATCTAGACAAAAAGACATAAACTTCAAAGACATTGCAAATTGTTCATATCAAATGACAAAAATTTCCGGCAAGCCAAATCCAAATCATTTCAAATTGCACGATTCGAATTGAAAATCATAACATCCTAATAACTATGCTGAATAATTCACACGAATGGAAACAAACCAAAAGGTAGGAACTTTATGCACAGAATTATCGTTATAATACTTAAACACTTGATTTCAATGTGAACCGCTCTTACTTAAACCAGAAAGGCCAAAAGCTCTCTCTTTCCGTGTTAAACAAAAAGACTTGAAAGACATAGCAAAACCTTCATGTACTAAAAAGTGGCATAACCTGAATCAGTGAAGCAGCAGAGCGAGAGGCCCCAGCCACAGCACCAATGAGCACAAAAAACTGAGGGAAAGCAGGAGTACACATCTCCAAACCAAAGGCAGCATTTTCAAGAAGGTCAGCAAACAATCTCCACCCTTTGGGATTAACATCAAAATGGCGACCAAAGTTTGACAACATGATCTTACTGAGGTACCCAATTCCATCCTTGAGCACCCAATTGATGGCAGCAGCTGTTGGAATAGCCCCTTTTCCCAGTCCAACAGCATAAAGCAACGATTGCGTTGCCAGCACCCCACTAACCTGGCAAGCTACACCCTGAACTGCTCTCCAAAGAGAATACTCCAAGTAATCACTCGTCACACTCTCGGGAAAACCCTCTGGAAGCATTAACCGCGTGAAGATGTCACTGCACTTGAGCCACACGAAGGTTGCAAATTGTGAAGGCTTGAGGGATTGTAACTCCGCCAACAACCCCGGGTTTGCGGAGACAAAGACATCGTTGGTGGGGTCAGGGACAAGCCTAGTCCACTTGCCACCTTTGACTTCCCAAACGGGTTCAGACAAAAGCTCGTTGTCGGTAGAGGAAGACCAGGTTTTGGCGTTTGCAAGTTTAACCTGGAGGAGGTGGCAGAAGAAACATGCGGCGGAAGAGCATAGCAGAGAAAGGAAAAGGGTGCGAtgagaatttgaatttgaatctgAATCGTTGGAATCAAAGGGGTTACCCCAACTGCCACCGTTGccattgttattattgttgttgttgtttccgCTGCCTTGGAATAACAGAGGAAGGGCCGAAAGGCGAGAGGTATGAGAAAGGGATTGTTGTTTGGGACGAAAGGGGGCGGCGGAGGCGAAATGTGGCGGCGGCGGTGGAAGACGGTGGCGAAGTGAAAGAGAGGTGAAGAGAGAGGCGGATAAGGGCGTGCAGGCGCAGCCCATTTCGGTGGTTCCGCCGGCACGGGaatagaagaggaagaaaggtCAAAACTTTGACATCATCGCATTTAGGGGGTTATGCTCATTGTTCATGCTGCTACTgtaatctttgttttcttcacACTGTTCGCGATCGTGTTTTAAACTAAACAACTTCCTTTGAAAAATTATAGTGTAAATTATAGTTTAGGAAAATAGTTTGTTTTTGCCACatgttttaaaaatgtattccgatataaaataatttaataatttttgtataacttttaaaagaaacaaaagcagatttatattttatttacggtaataaaatttatttttaaaaagaatatagtTTTTATGAAAAGACtgttaaaaaatgcatacaaggtttgattaaattttaatgtttgtttttactatttaaaaattgaaataaatgatgaaactattttaaaaaatattttatgtaactcTCTTCGCAATTAAATACTCCCGTACTAgaataatattactaataactagagatggcaaataaacccgtgcccgtgggtatcacccgaacccgtccccgttttgacggggaatccccgctttgactgggtatgggtaatacccgaaattttcaactggggatggggatggggatatatatatacccgcccaaatacccgtccccgcttaaattactaaactatttataatttattaaataatctaaaaaatatatataaataaataatatatttacacataaaatataatataatataatataatatagtatatatacatataaataaaatatacttatatatatatatatatatatatatatatatatatatatatatatatatatatatatttacacatatacatgtaatataatataatataatataatataatataatatacatataatatatatacataataatataatataatatatataatatatacgtataaaacaaattaattatttaactagtgagatcttttataaacaaatttataacatgacaaatttataaaaatttaaaataaatatatatatttatatataaaagcataaaatatctacgcatatacatataatatatatacataataatataatatatattattatatttatattataatataatataatataatatatacttaaaataaatatatatctataaatatatatatatatatatatatatatataaacataagatatccacacatataatatatatacataataataataatataatatataatataatataatatatataaataattatatatatatataaacataagatatccacacatataatatatatatatatacataataatataatatataatataatataatataatataatatatatatatatatcatatttctcattctgatatatatatatatatatatatatatatatatatatatatatatatatatatatatatatatatatatatatatatatatatatatatatatatatatatatatatatatatatatatatatatatatatatatatatataattataatatttttcttaatatttgacatcatgaaaatcaaaaagagtatgttattttaatattgaatattttgatagtatcatgattccgttggtgtgatttttaatttttttttataaaaaatatttaattgatatatggaacaataaaaaaatggtatgggtataagaaaatacccatTACCCGgtgaggatggggatgggtcaaaagttgtatacccgttgggtttggggatggggatgaggatgaatttttattatgggaaTGGgaatgggatcatgatacccgtacctgccccgccccgttgccatccctactaaTAACAGCATAGAATACTAAAAgcatacataaaatataaaatcaacttttagaatagaatattgttttcatactctttgaattttatttatttataatgttactTGTAACAGATTTTATTATAACACACGATTATTGTAATAACTCATTGTAACAAATGTAGtgtgaattaaaataaatacaaatatttaatgcataaaataacatcatatttttattataatgtatATGAATGTTGAATAACTTATATTTAGTAACAgacatataataattaaatacagtGTATTATTTCAGATATCTTAAATTGtgattaacaaaatttattaaagactTATCAATTAATGAGTTTTCGATGttaatgttatataaataatgtGATATTAAGTTAtagaaatttgatatttttgacaatatattttttagttttgacaAAGTTACTTTTTAAGTcacattaaacttttttttaagttaaaccAAAAATTTCTTTCATCTGTCACTTCGACATTGTCAAATATTtgtcacaatatttttgttaaaaaataattttcctaagttatatgtatatttattaacacaatgataaatttaaatctttttcgAGTTCCAAGTTCTCATTAAGTTTATGTGATTAAATAACATTAAGTTGAGGTACTTGTACTTTTATTTACATTTggataataacttttttaattaccTCACTTACTTACTCGGGTCTGTAAGGTTATAAATGTAATCAACACATAGACTTGAGCTACATGAGATATCATTGGAAGTGCAGGAAGAAGCACAATGGATCTCAATGTGGAAAGCAAAAGTTATTCCATTTCCCTTTCTCCATCACAGGTTATCTACATTCTTCATTTCCTGTCTTCAAGTGaaacaccaaaatatttatttaaattaagcaTCATTTACATAATTTCTGATAAGacaatttggaaaaaaatatttcaaaacgTGCAATTcatgatgatacttttataaTCTTGATAAATAAAACTcttgattaataaaaaaaaatgagacgAAAAATATGGaagtacaaaaagaaaagaatgaggTGTACAAAGAAAAAGCCTCGTgtttttcaacaaaatttactaaatGTACCCTATAtatgctgaaaaaaaaaaccatctGAAATGAATGGAGGCcgacccaaaaaaaaaaaggtgcaaAAAGTTGAAACCTTGATTTAATCGTTTGGTTGGTGTCTCAATGACACACCAACGACTTGATTGAAAGGGtggaaaaaaagaaggaaaaaccaTAAAGTACAACAATTTCGAAAATTTTGAGTGATTTgtatagaaagaaagaaaaaatgaaaagcaaatgactaaaaaaaagtgaaaatctCACATTTTTGTTACTTCATCCAATGGGGCATATCAAAACTGCTTCTAAATCATTCGTACGAAACATTTTATGTTCGAAAAAACCGACACATTTGTAGTGTCAGTAAAATGAATACCTGGAATTGGCAAAGAATTCGCACGAATCTGACAAACCCAGCTGGT encodes:
- the LOC114173412 gene encoding protein root UVB sensitive 1, chloroplastic — protein: MGCACTPLSASLFTSLSLRHRLPPPPPHFASAAPFRPKQQSLSHTSRLSALPLLFQGSGNNNNNNNNGNGGSWGNPFDSNDSDSNSNSHRTLFLSLLCSSAACFFCHLLQVKLANAKTWSSSTDNELLSEPVWEVKGGKWTRLVPDPTNDVFVSANPGLLAELQSLKPSQFATFVWLKCSDIFTRLMLPEGFPESVTSDYLEYSLWRAVQGVACQVSGVLATQSLLYAVGLGKGAIPTAAAINWVLKDGIGYLSKIMLSNFGRHFDVNPKGWRLFADLLENAAFGLEMCTPAFPQFFVLIGAVAGASRSAASLIQASTRSCFFAGFAAQRNFAEVIAKGEVQGMASRFIGIGLGIGLGNCIGSSTPLVLASFCVLTWIHMYCNLKSYQSIQLRTLNPYRASLVFSEYLLSGQAPPVKDVNDEEPLFPAVPILNATFANKAQSITLSSEAKDAAAEIERRLQLGSKLSEIVNGKEDVLALFGLYKNEGYILSEHMGKFCVVLKENCSQQDMLKALFQVNYLYWLEKNAGIGGRGTLNDSKPGGRLHISLDYVEREFNHVKNDGESVGWVTDGLIARPLPNRIRIGDTTSSNSVSS